Within the Agromyces ramosus genome, the region TCCGCGAGCACTGGCCATGGCTCGACGTCCGGGTGCGGGATGCCGCCGACGGCATCGAAGGGGTGGATGCCGCGGTCGCGAGCTCGTGGGAGACGGCGCATGTGCTCGCGGTCCGCGGGACCGCCCCGATGGCGCGTCTCTACTTCGTGCAGGACTTCGAGCCGCTCTTCTACCCGCAGGGGTCGCTGCGCGCGCTCGCCGAGGACAGCTACCGCTTCGGCTTCCGCACGATCGCGCTCGGCGAGATGGTGCAGGCCGAGCTCGCCGGTCTCGGCGTCGCGTCCGAACTCGCACCGTTCGGCCGCGATGGAGACGCGTACCGGCTGCTTCCGGGCAGGCGCCCCCGCAGCGGCGTCGTGTTCTATGCCAAGCGGGGCAATGATCGACGCGGATACCTGCTCGGCAAGCTGGCGATGTATGCCTTCCACGGCATGCATCCCGAGCAGGAGATCCACGTCGTCGGCGACCACGTTCGCGACTGGACCATCCCGGTGACGTCGCACGGGCACGTGCCGCCGGAGGGGCTGAACGAGCTCTACAACCGGGTGATCGGCGGCATCGCGCTCTCGTTCACGAACATCACGCTCGTCGTGGAGGAGATGCTCGCTGCCGGGGCGATCCCGGTGCTGAACGACACGGGGCACGCACGGGCGGTGCTGCGCCATCCTGATGCCGTGTGGTCCCCGGCGAGCCCGGGCGCGCTTGCCGCCGCGCTCTCCGAGGTCGTCGAGGCCGGCGACCTCCCGGAACGTGCCGAGCGCGCCGCGTCCCACAGCGCCCGCCTCGGGATCGGATGGGACCGGGCGCAGGACGTCGTCGCGTCGACGATCGTCGACGCCGTCGAACGAGCGGCCGAGCGCCCCGCGGCATCCACCGGCCGAACGGACCCACGATGAGCGGGCGTGCCCTGTCGATGACGATCATCACCCCGAGCTACGCGCCCGACCTGGAGCTCTGCCGCGACCTGCGCGCCTCCCTTCAACAGTGTGCGCCTGGGGTCGGGCATCGCATCATCGTGCCCCATGCCGACCTCGCGGCCTTCGCCGTGCTGGCTCGCGGCAACGCGACCGTCGAGGACGTGAACTCGGTCATGCCCGCCGGTTTTCGCAAGGTCCCGTTCCTCAACGCGTGGGTGAGCCTTCGCTCCCCGCTTCCGCCGGTTCGCGGCTGGATCGCACAGCAGATCGTGAAGCTCGCGGCCGTGGCGAGGGCCCGGACCGACATCGCGCTCGTCGTCGACTCCGACGTCGCGTTCCTGAGGCCCTTCGACGCGGCGACCTTCGCCCCACACGGCCGCCTGCCGCTCTACCGCATTCCCGGCGCCGTCACCCCGGCGCTGCCGAGGCACATGATCTGGCACCGGGTCGCGCGGCAGCTCCTCGGCCTGCCGCCCACGAGCTCCACCGCCCTGCCCGACTACATCTGCTGGCCGTGCGCCTGGTCGCCGGCGGTGGTGCGAGCCATGCTGGAGCGGGTGCAGGGCGTCACCGGGCGCCACTGGGCCGCGGCCATCGGCCGCGAACTGCACTTCTCCGAGATGATCCTGTACGGCGTCTACGTCGACGAGGTGCTCGGGGCGGATCCGCGCGACGCCACGCGTGACATGCGGTGCCCGAGCCATCCGGATGAGATCCCCCTCGATCGCAGCGGCTTCGACGAATTCCTCCGCGGCGTCCGGGAGACGGATGTCGCGGTCATGGTCTCCGCGAAGTCGGGCACCGCGCTTGAGGTACGACGCGCGGCGCTCGCCGAGTTCGTCGCGGCGATGCGTTGAGCCCGCCCATTCCCGCGCAATCCCGCGTACTTCACCCCGCGCGTTTCCTTCCGATCCGCGGAAGCTCGTCATCACCGGGTTCGGGATCGTCGACACGCGAGCCGGGCGCAGCCGCGGCCGCGGCCTGCAGCGCCCGTCGAGCCCGCACGGCGTCGACGCCGCGCCCGATCGAGACAGCGCCGAAGACGAGGATGACGCCGCCGATGAGCACGACGATGACCGATCGCAGGCGGCTCGCGAACTGCTCCGTCGCCCGATCGGGCTGTGCGACGACGATCGAGGTGAAGAGGAACCGTTCGTCGGCGCCGTTCACGGTCTGGATCGTCTGCAGTTCGCTCTCGAACATCTCACCGAGCGTGCGCGAGGTGGCGAGCGATTGCGCCCGGGAGGAGCCGACGCCGGTGATCTGCACGATGAAGCCGCTGCCCCCGACGCCCGGCGAGACCTCGTAGTCGCTGCTCAGCCCGACGTCCTCGAGGTACTCGCCGGTCGCAGGTGCGTTCAGTCGCGTGATCACCACGTTCGCGACGAGATTCGGGTCCGTCGAGCGCAGGTAGGGGTTGTCGCCGTTCAACTGCGCGAGGCCCGGATCGCGCTCGATGTCGGCCTCGGTCGGGACATCCGGATTCACGAGGGCGTAGCTGATCGTCGACTCGTACGCCCTCGGACCGAGCATGAACACGTAGAGCGCCACGCCGATTGTGATGAGCACCGCCGGCAGCACGTACCAGCGGTATCGCCACAGGGATTTCAGGACCGCCGTCGGATCCATCAGCCGACCTCCTTCGCCGTCGGGGCGGGTGCGCGAGCCATCATGGCGCCCCTCGCCGTCGCTGCATTCTCGTCGTCGCGCAGGTCGGCCTCCCGGCGCACCATGCGCCAGACGCCTCCGGCGAGGCCGACGAGTGCCGGGTACAGGAGCGCGAACACCGGGAACGAGAGCGAGTCGAACGTCATCGAGCACACCGCCGCGACGAGTGCGCCGGCCGCGACTGCGCCCGCAAGGCCGCGGAGTGCCGGGTGCACAGCCGCTCGCGCCGCGAGGACTCCGGCGATGCCCGGCAGGAGGAAGTACGCCAAGGTCGCGAGGAGACCGACGATGCCGAGGGTCACGAGCGAGCCGAGGTACTGGTTGTCGAGGATGCGCAGTGCGTCGGGCGGCGTGTAGTTGCCCGGGCCGGACCCGAGGATCGGGTGGGAGTCGAGCAGCTGCACGACCCGTGGGTAGTTGTTCACGCGGGTCGCGATCGACGGGTCGGAGGTATCGGCGCCGAGCGCCGAGGCGATCGTGCCGACGAACCCCGGCACGATGAGGAACACCCCGGCGACGACGAACGGTGCCGACAGCAGCAGCCCCCGGCGTACGAGGCGCGGCAGGAACGGTACGAAGACGAGGAGCGCGACCACGAGGCCGAGGATGCCCGAGCGCGAGACGGTCGTGGTGACGGCGAACACGAGGAGCGCCGTCTGGGCCCAGTGGAACCATCGGCGGCCGCGCGGGTCGGTCAGCGACCGCCAGATCGACAACGGGATGAGCATCGCGGCGACCACTCCGAGCTCGATCGAGTGGAACGTGCTCCCCGCGACGCGCATGAGCGAGCCGCGGATCTGGAACGGCGTGTCCCCGCCGTTGTAGGTGAAACCGGGCATGGCCGCCTGGATCCATTCCATCGGGTTCACGCGGAACACGAACTGCGCGACGCCGACGAGGCAGCAGAAGAACGCGCCCGCGAGTAGCGCTCGCACGAGCTGCAGCGCGTCGGCCATGGTACGGATCACTTCCGCGGTGACGAGCACGAGCGCCGCGCTCGCCGCGAGCAGCAGCAGCCAGCGGTCGGCGGAGGCGCGCGTCATCTCCGTGCTCCCACCCGTCCAGCCGGCGTAGAGGGCGGCGTACGACGCGATGCTCGCGAGAAGGAGCAGCGAGATCGCGAGCCGTCCCGGGTGCCGCACCGGGATCGGGTCGTGCAGGCCCCACAACCACGAGGCGAGCCAGGCGAGCAGGAGCACGAGGCAGAGGAGGGTGGGCACGGTGCCCGACGCGCCGAGCGGCTCGATGACCATGGTCGCCGGGAAGAAGAAGATCGCGAAGAGCGTGAACCGCAGCAGGAGCGGCGTACGGCCGCGGGACACGGGGGAGAGGTCGAGCCCGCCGTCGGCGGCTCGCGGCTCACGGATGGTCGTCTCAGAGTCCACAGCTGCCCCCGTCGAGTCGGTAGAG harbors:
- a CDS encoding glycosyltransferase family 1 protein, whose protein sequence is MAGRVTAAELVARLRREGVRGVVRRAAFELSRRTGAEVLEATIAEEDLADPLDARRLPGPLGRRPRRGGGADDGGGGVAAIRAGWVSTAPGPGSGGHTTLFRMISGASERGLDSTLFIYDPRGGDVRRHERVIREHWPWLDVRVRDAADGIEGVDAAVASSWETAHVLAVRGTAPMARLYFVQDFEPLFYPQGSLRALAEDSYRFGFRTIALGEMVQAELAGLGVASELAPFGRDGDAYRLLPGRRPRSGVVFYAKRGNDRRGYLLGKLAMYAFHGMHPEQEIHVVGDHVRDWTIPVTSHGHVPPEGLNELYNRVIGGIALSFTNITLVVEEMLAAGAIPVLNDTGHARAVLRHPDAVWSPASPGALAAALSEVVEAGDLPERAERAASHSARLGIGWDRAQDVVASTIVDAVERAAERPAASTGRTDPR
- a CDS encoding DUF6492 family protein, whose amino-acid sequence is MSGRALSMTIITPSYAPDLELCRDLRASLQQCAPGVGHRIIVPHADLAAFAVLARGNATVEDVNSVMPAGFRKVPFLNAWVSLRSPLPPVRGWIAQQIVKLAAVARARTDIALVVDSDVAFLRPFDAATFAPHGRLPLYRIPGAVTPALPRHMIWHRVARQLLGLPPTSSTALPDYICWPCAWSPAVVRAMLERVQGVTGRHWAAAIGRELHFSEMILYGVYVDEVLGADPRDATRDMRCPSHPDEIPLDRSGFDEFLRGVRETDVAVMVSAKSGTALEVRRAALAEFVAAMR
- a CDS encoding chain-length determining protein, with protein sequence MDPTAVLKSLWRYRWYVLPAVLITIGVALYVFMLGPRAYESTISYALVNPDVPTEADIERDPGLAQLNGDNPYLRSTDPNLVANVVITRLNAPATGEYLEDVGLSSDYEVSPGVGGSGFIVQITGVGSSRAQSLATSRTLGEMFESELQTIQTVNGADERFLFTSIVVAQPDRATEQFASRLRSVIVVLIGGVILVFGAVSIGRGVDAVRARRALQAAAAAAPGSRVDDPEPGDDELPRIGRKRAG
- a CDS encoding O-antigen ligase family protein, encoding MDSETTIREPRAADGGLDLSPVSRGRTPLLLRFTLFAIFFFPATMVIEPLGASGTVPTLLCLVLLLAWLASWLWGLHDPIPVRHPGRLAISLLLLASIASYAALYAGWTGGSTEMTRASADRWLLLLAASAALVLVTAEVIRTMADALQLVRALLAGAFFCCLVGVAQFVFRVNPMEWIQAAMPGFTYNGGDTPFQIRGSLMRVAGSTFHSIELGVVAAMLIPLSIWRSLTDPRGRRWFHWAQTALLVFAVTTTVSRSGILGLVVALLVFVPFLPRLVRRGLLLSAPFVVAGVFLIVPGFVGTIASALGADTSDPSIATRVNNYPRVVQLLDSHPILGSGPGNYTPPDALRILDNQYLGSLVTLGIVGLLATLAYFLLPGIAGVLAARAAVHPALRGLAGAVAAGALVAAVCSMTFDSLSFPVFALLYPALVGLAGGVWRMVRREADLRDDENAATARGAMMARAPAPTAKEVG